In Archangium violaceum, the following are encoded in one genomic region:
- a CDS encoding alpha/beta fold hydrolase, which yields MSSQTEVDFRRAYEHLLSLWTTAPESRDVETPSARTRVQVWGREGAPPLVLLHGFKVSSGMWAANALELGKSFRVYAVDLPGDHGFSVPHRPITRVEQLLGWLDELLTALGLSRTNLGGMSYGGWLTAQYASRAPERVSKLVMIAPGATFVRFNTEFALRGFPFLFWKRREWVHAHLRWAAVPPKEAGGLYDAVMSGIGDVMWTGLRHFGWYRGPWPAVVKEEVLRRIQVPTLLLVGQQERIYDAETVMARARSLVPGIVCETIPDASHDLPIRQPELVVERLRTFIGA from the coding sequence ATGAGCTCCCAGACAGAGGTTGATTTCCGGCGGGCGTATGAGCACCTGCTGTCGTTGTGGACCACCGCACCCGAGTCCCGGGACGTCGAGACGCCGAGCGCGCGCACCCGGGTGCAGGTGTGGGGGAGGGAAGGGGCACCGCCGCTCGTGCTCCTCCACGGGTTCAAGGTCTCTTCCGGCATGTGGGCGGCGAACGCCCTGGAGCTCGGGAAGTCGTTCCGGGTCTACGCCGTGGACCTGCCGGGCGATCACGGCTTCAGCGTGCCGCATCGTCCCATCACGCGGGTCGAGCAGCTCCTCGGTTGGTTGGACGAGCTGCTCACCGCGCTAGGGCTGTCGCGGACGAACCTGGGCGGGATGTCGTACGGAGGCTGGCTCACCGCGCAGTACGCCTCGCGGGCCCCGGAGCGGGTGTCGAAGCTGGTGATGATCGCCCCGGGAGCCACCTTCGTCCGTTTCAATACCGAGTTCGCCCTGCGGGGCTTTCCCTTCCTGTTCTGGAAGCGGCGCGAGTGGGTTCACGCCCATCTGCGGTGGGCGGCCGTTCCGCCGAAGGAGGCGGGGGGCCTGTACGACGCGGTGATGAGCGGAATCGGGGACGTGATGTGGACGGGGCTCCGGCACTTCGGCTGGTACCGCGGTCCATGGCCGGCGGTGGTGAAGGAGGAGGTGCTGCGGCGCATCCAGGTGCCGACGCTCCTCCTCGTGGGCCAGCAGGAGCGCATCTACGATGCGGAGACGGTGATGGCCCGCGCGCGCTCGCTCGTGCCGGGAATCGTCTGCGAGACCATCCCGGACGCGAGCCACGATCTGCCCATCCGGCAACCGGAGCTCGTGGTCGAGCGCCTCCGGACCTTCATTGGAGCGTGA
- a CDS encoding SDR family oxidoreductase, giving the protein MKDKTVLVTGANSGVGLATTVELARRGAKVVMVCRSAERGEAALREALQHGGPGKVELMQCDLGSLGSIREFARSFQARHEVLDVLINNAGVFSLKRQATRDGFESQLGVNHLGHFLLTNLLLEQVKRAPQGRIINVSSGAHKVGSIHWDDPHLTRKYGAWKGYAQSKLANILFTKALAERLRGTAVTANSLHPGAVGTQLGKDRETGFGGAILALLKPFFLTPAQGAETSVYLAASEDVTRVSGEYFYKKKIVSVSKKANDRGLAERLWSWSEKEVGLA; this is encoded by the coding sequence ATGAAAGACAAGACAGTGCTCGTGACCGGTGCCAACTCGGGAGTGGGGCTGGCCACGACGGTGGAGCTGGCGCGACGAGGCGCGAAGGTCGTCATGGTCTGCCGCAGTGCCGAGCGGGGTGAGGCCGCGCTGCGAGAGGCCCTCCAGCACGGCGGGCCGGGCAAGGTCGAGCTGATGCAGTGCGACCTGGGCTCGCTCGGGAGCATCCGGGAGTTCGCCCGGAGCTTCCAGGCCCGGCACGAGGTCCTGGACGTGCTGATCAACAACGCGGGGGTCTTCTCCCTGAAGCGGCAGGCGACGCGGGACGGCTTCGAGTCGCAGCTGGGTGTCAATCACCTCGGCCACTTCCTGCTCACGAACCTGCTGCTGGAGCAGGTGAAGCGGGCGCCGCAGGGGCGGATCATCAACGTCTCGTCGGGCGCGCACAAGGTGGGGTCCATCCACTGGGATGACCCGCACCTCACCCGGAAGTATGGCGCGTGGAAGGGCTACGCGCAGTCCAAGCTCGCCAACATCCTGTTCACCAAGGCGCTCGCGGAGCGGCTGCGAGGCACCGCCGTCACCGCCAACAGCCTGCACCCCGGAGCGGTGGGCACCCAGCTCGGGAAGGATCGGGAGACGGGCTTCGGCGGAGCCATCCTGGCCCTGCTCAAGCCGTTCTTCCTGACTCCGGCGCAGGGCGCCGAGACGTCCGTGTACCTGGCGGCGAGCGAGGACGTCACCCGTGTCTCGGGCGAGTACTTCTACAAGAAGAAGATCGTCTCCGTGTCGAAGAAGGCGAATGACCGCGGGCTCGCCGAGCGGCTGTGGTCCTGGAGTGAGAAGGAGGTGGGGTTGGCATGA
- a CDS encoding N-acyl-D-amino-acid deacylase family protein yields MSASPYELVISNGLFFDGQGSPPRVRHLGIRDGLVADISESPLPRGPGTRVIDATGRWVMPGFIDLHTHYDAEVELAPSLSESVRHGVTSVMVGSCSLSLAVGKPEDLADQFCRVEAIPYDTVRSLLERKKDWNTLGEYLTHLDGLPLGPNVGSFVGHSAIRAHVMGLERSLDDRVKPSSEELARMEALLREGLDEGYAGLSIMTLKWDKIGGSRSIRSRPLPSTFASWSEYRRFTRILRERGRVFQGVPNITTKVNVFLFLWESMGLFRQPLKTTVISMMDSRANRGIHWQVGLLSRLFNRVLKADFRWQALPEIFDLWSDGIDLVVFEEFGAGAAALHLQDAMERRHLLEDPEYRAAFKRQWKSKLLPKVFHRDFNQSEVLKAPDPSLVGRSFADIARERGQDVVDTFLDLVARYGPELRWYTVMANDRPRALESIVSHPDVLIGFSDAGAHLRNMAHYNFPLRMLRLVREAEKRGEPVMSMERAVHRLTGELADWLGLDAGTLAPGRRADVVVVDPERLGAGLDVPQESTLEGFDGFVRLVNQNGGAVETVLINGRLAVHAGAPMPELGRERGFGRVLRVSHLPQSDAAHLVVGSLHEDEPRA; encoded by the coding sequence ATGTCCGCGTCGCCGTACGAGCTCGTCATCTCCAACGGACTCTTCTTCGACGGGCAAGGCAGCCCGCCCCGGGTGCGCCACCTGGGCATCCGTGACGGCCTCGTGGCGGACATCAGCGAGTCGCCCCTGCCACGGGGGCCCGGCACGCGCGTCATCGACGCCACGGGCCGCTGGGTGATGCCCGGGTTCATCGACCTGCACACGCACTACGACGCCGAGGTGGAGCTGGCCCCCTCGCTCTCCGAGTCCGTCCGCCACGGCGTCACCTCCGTGATGGTGGGGAGCTGCTCGCTCAGCCTCGCGGTGGGTAAGCCCGAGGACCTCGCGGACCAGTTCTGCCGCGTGGAGGCCATCCCCTACGACACGGTGCGCTCGCTGCTCGAGCGCAAGAAGGACTGGAACACGCTCGGCGAGTACCTCACCCACCTGGACGGGCTGCCGCTGGGACCCAACGTGGGCTCCTTCGTGGGCCACTCGGCCATCCGGGCCCACGTGATGGGGCTGGAGCGCAGCCTGGATGACAGGGTGAAGCCCTCCTCGGAGGAGCTGGCCCGGATGGAGGCGCTGCTGCGCGAGGGACTCGACGAGGGCTACGCCGGCCTCTCCATCATGACGCTGAAGTGGGACAAGATCGGCGGGAGCCGCTCCATCCGCAGCCGGCCCCTGCCCTCCACCTTCGCGAGCTGGTCCGAGTACCGCCGCTTCACGCGCATCCTCCGCGAGCGAGGCCGCGTCTTCCAGGGCGTGCCCAACATCACCACCAAGGTGAACGTCTTCCTCTTCCTCTGGGAGAGCATGGGGCTGTTCCGCCAGCCGTTGAAGACGACGGTCATCTCCATGATGGACAGCCGGGCCAACCGGGGCATCCACTGGCAGGTGGGCCTGCTGTCGCGCCTCTTCAACCGGGTGCTGAAGGCGGACTTCCGCTGGCAGGCGCTGCCGGAGATTTTCGACCTGTGGTCGGACGGCATCGACCTGGTGGTCTTCGAGGAGTTCGGCGCGGGAGCGGCGGCGCTGCACCTGCAGGACGCAATGGAGCGCAGGCACCTGCTGGAAGACCCGGAGTACCGGGCGGCGTTCAAGCGGCAGTGGAAGAGCAAGCTGCTGCCCAAGGTGTTCCACCGGGACTTCAACCAGTCCGAGGTGCTGAAGGCGCCGGACCCGTCACTGGTGGGCCGCTCGTTCGCGGACATCGCTCGCGAGCGCGGACAGGACGTGGTGGACACCTTCCTGGACCTGGTGGCGCGCTACGGACCGGAGCTGCGCTGGTACACGGTGATGGCCAACGACCGGCCGCGCGCGCTGGAGTCCATCGTGAGCCACCCGGACGTGCTCATCGGCTTCTCGGACGCGGGGGCGCACCTGCGCAACATGGCGCACTACAACTTCCCGCTGCGCATGCTGCGGCTGGTGCGCGAGGCGGAGAAGCGCGGCGAGCCGGTGATGTCCATGGAGCGCGCGGTGCACCGGCTCACGGGGGAGCTCGCCGACTGGCTGGGGCTGGACGCCGGGACGCTCGCGCCGGGCCGGAGGGCCGACGTGGTGGTGGTGGACCCCGAGCGGCTCGGCGCCGGGCTGGACGTGCCCCAGGAGTCCACCCTGGAGGGCTTCGACGGCTTCGTCCGGCTGGTGAACCAG